Sequence from the Erythrolamprus reginae isolate rEryReg1 chromosome Z, rEryReg1.hap1, whole genome shotgun sequence genome:
tgcccccacaatctaggtcctcattttacccacctcagaaggatggaaaacttgaacctggtgagatttgatctaccAAACTGGCACACAGTGATCAAaagaagtagcctgcactctaatcactacgCCACCGCAGCACTTAAACATATCGGTCTTTCTTCATCTCCcatcgtagtcacagtgaagccaagcactatatacactttgtcatatttcctcatcttagcttttgggatacTTACATtcgtctcattatctccatctctttgctcctttcttttcatccctgttaaatctttttccacagtgtctcttaagagtttgttatctgcactttatATCTCCTGCTCTACTTCCTGCAACAAAAAAAGCATGTTTCCTGGGCTCATGTGCACCCCGGCATCATTCCAGGCCCCTCCCCAAGAGGCCCTcttccactatttgagaagcactgctttacagaaagggaaaaaacagctCTACCTATCAAAAACAGAACCACAAAAAGCATATTAGGAAcataagttaaaatagggaagaaagtggTAAGGGAACAGCTGTCtaccctagatgagttcaaatcaccaggaactggtagatgagatctcagaaccactgaactatatatttcaaagatcctggagcactgtCAGAGCTGGAAAagagttcccatcttcaaaaaaggggaaaaaatagatccaggaaactacagacctatcatcctgacctcaataccagggaatcCTGGAAAATCCCTGAacagataatcaagcaacaaatcagcaaacacctagaagcaaacaataagtaataaccaaaagccaacatggctttgtcaaaaacagatcatgtctgactaatcttattgcatttttTGACAAAGTGACCAGAAGAATGTTGTCGATAAAATTTACTTGGATTTGAAAAAGTGgactactactagataaagtagaaaaatatggGTTATACAGCAACAacaccagatggatttgaaactggctgaccaaccgcactcaacatgtagtcctcaatggaactgcatctacatggagggaaatatGCTTTGGAGTACCCCAAGGCATCTTCATCCAAGTTATTGAtgaggggaactcatcaaatttgcagatgacaccaaaatgGCAGGAATAAACAATACTCcaaaagataggctcaagatacagaaggagcCTGACAGACTTTAATATTGAgggctatctaacaaaatgaaattcaatggtgaaaaaaataaggttctacattcaggcaagaaaaacaaaatgcataggtatAGTATAGATGGTAGCTCTGtagttcaacagtagtaactgggagagggaccttggagtcctagtggacaaacatttaaatatgagccagcagtgtgcagcagctgccaaaaaggccaatacagttctaggctgcattaacagagggatagaatcaagatcacatgaagttttaataccactttataaggccttggtaaggccacacttggaatactgcattcagttttggttgccttAATGTAAAAAAGTTGTAGAGActatagaaaaagtgcagagaaaagcaacaaagacgattggggactggaggataaaacatgaagaatggatgcaggaactaggtatgtctagtttaatgaaaagaagctagggggagacatgaaagcagtgttccaataactcaggggttgccacaaagaagagggagtcaaactattttccaaaacacctgggggtagaacaagaataatgagtggaaactaaacaaggagagaaacaacttagaactaaggaggaacaaTTAAtctatggaacagcttgcctccagaagttgtgaatgctccaacattggaagtttttaaaaagatgttggataactgccTGAAGTAGTATAgatttttctgcctaagcagagagttacataagaacataaaaatataagaacataagaagagccatgctgaattgggccaaagttcattgagtccagcattctgtgtcacacaatggcccaccaattgtacacagggaacttgagcagaaagagaaagcaaaagcctcccttttcccttgacccccaacaaatgttactcaaaggaatcctgcctgcctcaacaaaTGTAGAGGCGGTGCATTGACATTTGGTtttaataaccactgatacacttggcattcatgaaactgtctaatcctgccttgaaactatccaggcGGGCAGctatcacaacctcttctggaagtgaactccataaaccaatgaccctctggatgaagaaatatttccctttatttgttctcactttcttacctatgagctttagggagtgcccccttgtcctgatattgtgtgatagagaaaatactttttctctatccaccttttctaccccatgcatgattttatacacttcaatcaagtcacctcttaaatgctgtctttcaagctgaaaagaccaaggcattgcaacttgGTTTCATAAGGGTCCATAGCCTTGaacattcttgttgcccttttttgcaccttttccagtattccaaatggggtctcatcatccatttgtacagaggcaatacaacacttgctgaccaattttcaattcccttcctaatcatgccaagcatggaatttgctttttttttttttttttttttttactgctgctatgcattgggttgacatcttcattgagctgtccaccaaaaccccaagatccctttcttggattgtctcagaaagcttggtccccatcctTTGGTAGGGAGCtctttggggttctttgccctgatatgcataactttacatagttggactagaagacctctaagttccgttccaactctgttattctactctatattctatatctacattctacattctattccattccattctattctgaaccAGAATTTTAGCCATTAGGCAATACAATCATTAAGTAATTCAATCATCATGTAACTTGATCCAATTTTACAACAATTTTTACGGTGTTTGTTAATCAccatgattgttaagcaaatcaagtCCGTTACATGAGTCACATGGGTCATTTTACAAATCTGATGAACACCTTAGGAGGAGCGGGAAACAGGATAAGAACCAAATTAAGTGAAGTCAGAGTTCTTCACTTGGATTGTGAAAAACTTCACTTGGATCACGAAGAACTTCATGGAGGCTTTACTTGGATCGTGCCAAcatgaagctcctaataaataattggatttcttctgaagcttggcttgaggctcatgatttaattagaGCATCGGTTGGAACCCTGACAATCTAGCTCCAAAGTTCCAACAGTTGTCCCAATCACATGATTACATTTCAGGTGCTCAGCAACTGGCCCACATTTACCACTATTTGCAGCATCCCACTGTCACAATTGTGATTTATGTTTTTGTCagcatatattgtacttttggtTTTCAGCAAAATCACTGCATAACAAACAACTGCCATTGTAATTTCATTAACTAAATGAATTGTAGTAAGTCAAAAACCACCtatacaagaaaaataaattgtacatatttgttatttacaGGTAATCATCAATGgaaaacaatttgtttagtgaacATTCAAAATTATAGTagaactgaaaaagtgacttaggaccacttttcacacttacggcCACTGCAGCAGCCCCATGATCCCATGATTTGGATGCCCGGCAActtgcatgtatttatgacagtttgcagtgtcccaaggtcatgtgatcaacttttgcaactttctaacaagcaaagtcaatggggaagctagattcatttaATTATTGTATTACCAAagtaataactgcagtgattcatttaataactgtggcaataaagttttaaaatagggcaaacttcacttaacaaatatctcatttaacaacgtaaattctgggctcaaattAAGATTGCAAGTCAAGAACTACAGTGTATTCAATTTTTGGATGAAGACAGcttattttcagccttctggaggccggggagagactgtttttgcccttcccaggcttcaagaaaacctccagagcctggggagggtgaaaaatgggcccaatttCCAAACTTCCTATAGAcccattgggcccattttttaCCATCCAGAGGCTCCAGagtttttcctgaagcctggggagggcaaaaaatggcataACAAGCCTACAGGAAGACAAGGCTTGTGAAGTCTGCACACATGCGTGGAAGGAGCGTGCAAGGGGTGTTGTGCACACAAAAGGAGGAGTGCATtgcattattggtgtgggcatgcatccttttggcacccaaaaaaaaaaaaggttcaccataattGATATATGCTGTTTGCAGTATATTTCTATGCTTGTGTCCCTGACTCAGAGAAATAGCaaaaaattggagaaatgtacattatggcagtatattaatgccagaagatacaaaagcattgggcctcttcagatcaagcatttattttaaaacacttCATTTTGCTAAgttgtctaaaacaataaaagtcttttaaaaagaagtctaataatttgaacatactataggcatttatagttattgagttTTTTTCTTCATAGCAAACAGGCAGTTTCACCACTGCCTGGTTAGCACAAGAAgataaaatctgcctctgcctcccagcaatttgcctccttgcagcaaataacAAACAGTCTATTTCAGTTTACCTTTCAGTTTTAGTCAGCTTGATTAGTACAAGCAGTTAATAGTTTCAGGCTATAGGAATTGCCATAGCCTATTCCTGCCTGCAACTTAAAACAGCTGATGGTCAGAAGGCCAACAATCATTTGCTATGATTGTCGGCCTTCCGACAATCAGGCTATGCAcgttttgctgcaaggaggcaaattgctgggaggcagaccCAAAGGATGGGGGTgcatgggtggggctacattctgtgcataaaacacacccaaattttcaccttctttttgggggggagtgtgtcttatactctgaaaaatacagtaaattttgGAGTACCACTGTTGGGAAGTCCTACATGTGACTACCCAAAAATAAGTCAATTAAATTCATTTGGATTAAAACTAGACAAAACTTACACACGACTGCTGCTTCTTgtcttctattactatacctattAACAATTAATTCTCCCATTGTTTTATGCCTTATGTTTTATGCCTCTATGTTTTATTTAGTACAGTAGAatgtgtatatttggaaattctATTAGCAGAAGCAACTTAAGAAGATATTTAAGAATAAGACATATTATTTGTAATAACTATTCTACTCTGCACAGATTTCttacctttttcctttctttttctagagCTCTCCACTGTTCATAACATTCTTCCAATCTAATATGAAGCTCACTGGCTGATCCACTTCGAGTTTTCACTGGTCTTTGAAATCCAAATGTTGGCATGAAGCTGGTGAAACTATTGTCTCCATACATCATATCATTAAAATATGGGTACAAATGGCTTAAATCCTCATAGGAAAATAAATCATAGGAATCCATCAAAGGAATAACTGATGGTCCAAAAGCATGGTTGGATTTCACAGGAAATCTATTTGAACTTAGCTGTTGGGCATTTGGGCTATGTCTCAAATCACCCATCATAAAATTATTTGAGAAACAAGAAACGTTGCGATTTACACGGTTACTGACAATATTACTATCTCCACCTCCTTGTCTATGACTATTTAAGTGGCTTTGAGACTCCAATATATCTTGGTAAGAATTTTGAGACAATCCATCTAAATGTTTTTGGCTTTCCTCAACTTCATAATGTCCAGTCTGTGGTTTAACTTGAAAATTGTGCTTGTTCACATTTTCAATGATCGCATATTGCTGTGAATAGTTATCACAAAAACCATTTGGGGGCTTAATTTTTTTGTCAATAATGGACTCAAAAAGGCTTTCTTCTACTTTATTTAATCCTTCTGTATGACTGGAAGAAGAAATTCTATCTGCAGCACCACCATCTTTGAAATCAAAACTGGAAAATACTGTAGGTGCTTCTTGGCGATATTTCTGAAGcaacaaattattatttaaagtTACATTGGCTGGTGATAGCTGAGAAAAATCATAAGAATGATTGGAACCTTTGGAACCTGTAGATAAATTACCCAATTTTATCAAGGTGCTTTGATTCCGAATAGGGACAGAGGAACTGTTTTTAGCTTGTATATTTATCCACGTTGGCCTCAGATTTGTGTTGGGTGAAGTAGTCACCGGGTTTGTTGCTAAAATATTCAGTGATTTCAAATAATCTGAATTTTCTGTAACATTTGCAAAATCACCACTTCCTGGAACAGCTATATGAGACTTCAGGGTAAAATCCGATTTTAAACCAAAATCAGGGGtaaatgaattttcattcacAAACTGTTTCTCTGATATGAGTCCTGTAGTCTTTTGAAATGCAAAACTCTGCTGTTCTGAAGATACATCTTCCATTTTCTTTGGGACAACTTGTTTGTTTTGAAAAATTTTACTATAATTATCTGTATCTAACATTGGTAACTCGGGTGTTCCACTTGCTAATTTTTTGCTTTCTTGAACACCataatttatgtttttattttgctttacttTATTAAGATGAGAATAATCCATGTATCTATAATAATCAGCACTTTCACCATACCTATTAAATTGTGAAAGAAACATTTCAGCTTTCTTTTGATGTTGTGACTCATGTCCCTTAGGACCTGTTTTTTCTCTTCCATAAGTGTAGGTATCTGCTCCTGATTCTTTTATTGCTTCTAAAAGATTCGTTTGTGGGGTAAAACATGTTTTTGCATATGAATATTCTTGAAATTGTGATGCCTTTGCATTCTCATTGGACTGAATATTGTAACAGCTGAGATTATCATTCCTGGAAGGAAAAAGCCACTGCTCATCAAGATCTATATTAGTAAGTTCATGGTAAAGGTCATCCACCTTCTGCTGCAAAGTTACATTACCAGTGTGCAGATACTGTTTTTCAGACATTGGTAAAGATTCTCCGCCATAAAAAGCCTGTTGAGGAATGACTCCATCTATTGCTCTTTTTGTTTCAGACAACAAATCAGGGTGATCTGTAAATCGAGTAGTGCTCACAGGCCATACAGATTTTAGACTGGAGGCACATGCTCTAGAAGAAtgaaacataaatatttatttacttacttacttacttacttacttacttacttacttacttacttacttacttattcgatttttatgccacccttctccttagactcagggtggcttacaacatgttagcaatagcactttttaaagagccagcatattgcccccaaaatctgggtcctcattttacccaccttggaaggatggaaggctgagtcaaccttgagccggtgatgagatttgaaccgctgacctacagatctacagtcagcttcagtggcctgcagtacagcactctacctgctgcaccacctggCTCTTTATTAAATAAAAAGTTGTGGCAATTCCTTACTAGGTCTTATACTTTATGCTTTTGATTTTAATGTGTCCTACAATTAATATATCTAGAGAGCTATTAAAAGCTATTAAAATTATAGTTTTAGAACATATatattaaagtaaaaataaataattaaaaggtAGTATGCTGATAATATAAGGAGGTTGCAAGTAACTGGCATAtatcttatttaatttatttattatttatttatttatttattacttagatttgtatgccgcccctctccgaagactcggggcggctcacaacatgtagaaacaaatcataagcaatcagacaaatttaaaatatttaaatatttaaaaaccccatatgctaacagacacacacacagacataccatgcataaattaaacgtgcccagggggagatgtttcagttcccccatgcctgacggcaaaggtgggttttaaggagtttacagaaggcaggaagagtaggggcagttctaatctccggggggagttggttccagagggccggtgccgccacagagaaggctctttccctggggcccgccaaccgacattgtttagttgacgggacccggagaaggcccactctgtgggacctaatcggtcgctgggattcgtgcggcaggaggcggtctcggagatattctggtccgatgccatgaagggctttaaaggtcataaccaacactttgaattgtgaccggaaattgatcggcagccaatgcagactgcggagtgatggtgaaacatgggcatatctaggtaggcccatgactgctctcgcagctgcattttgcacgatctgaagtttccgaacacttttcaaaggtagccccaatgaATATAGTATTTTGAAATAGAACCAATATACTGTTTAAGATGCTTACtaaacagattcaagcttaatattaaccgctccaaacttgactgtaaaaaatatgactttagtaatcgggttgtcgaagcgtggaactcattaccggactctagtagaaacatagaagtctgacggcagaaaaagacctcctggtccatctagtctgccctcatactatactagtagtatcattccctaacccccaacattttacctttagactatccatggttgacctctccagattcctaagaggtcaataaggggcgtacataagcgcactagagtgccttccatcccctgtcctatagtctctcctatatctcgtatttcttctctattatatcctctataatcttcattgtatattattgtgtattggacaaaataaataaataaataaataataaacagttgAAATAGCTGGAAAAATACTACttagaaattttaattttaaaatatgtacGCATCAAGGTTTTGCTAAAATAGGGGCAGAAATTGCAACCTTTTACTATTTGAAGTAGGTTAAAAGTGGCTATATATGATGAATGCTGCTTACAACAgagaacatgagaaaatgttattctattctaaatacagTACTAACCCTTCATTAAAATAGGGCTGTGGTTTATCTTGTTCTTCCAAGATGTTAGACACAAGTCCATATAGATCTGTTTCACTGCCATAGTCATTTCTTTCTGTTTGAATCCTGAGGACAAATAAAGTATAGTGAATTGTTGCTTATCAtccaaattctattctgtttggtctttttgattgtattttaattgCATTAACCTGTGTGCACATGTGCTgtcaccagctgctcttctggtttcctgcATGCACATGTGAACCGGCCAGCTGGCATTTCATGTGTGTCAGCTGCTCTTTCAGCGCACACGAAGACCAGCTGGCAAGTGTACACACATGCGCCACAAatccgaagaccagctggctgccaGCTGGTTTTGGGGTTTCCAATGCTCTGGCACGCACTCTCCAGTTTGgacacttggtgccaaaaaggtttgccatcactggtatagtccATATTTACAATATAATGAATTATCCAGAACCAGAACCTATTTCACCAAGTTCCCTCTTACATAGCGTAACTAAATTTGCTGATAACATGAGGACGTTGCAAGTAATTTGCATATATCTTATTTAATGAATAAATCCAATGATAGTATTTTGAAATAGAACCAATATACTATTTAAGATGTTACTAAACAGTtgaaatagctgaaaaaatacttagaaattttaattttaaaacatgtaTGCATTGAGATTTTGCTAAAATAGGGACAGAAATTGCAACcttttactattatttttctgTCTGGTAAGAAACTCTGCTAGCTTCCTACCAGACAACAGCTGATAAAATGTTATTTCCCAACCAAATCATGATCTGAATCATACATAATTTTATATCAAATCATATTTTAATACCCTACAATTTAGAGTTTCCATAATTTAAATATATCCAAACTGCTATTGCTGGAGGAAATCACAAATGATTTAATGATTTGTCAGCCTTGCAGTCATCTGATAATAACTGTGTATTGttgaaatacatttattttgtaGTACTCTGTTAAGATGACATCTGTTAAGCAATGGAACTTGTGAATTTACAGAATACTGTTTCACCGTGTTTTATTGCTGCACTTATGTTAATACTTAGTCAGAGAAAATACACccacattaaaaatataaaattgatgTAATTTTTAATAGCAAAAACAAGTGTCAGAGTTGTTGCAAAGGCCAGAATCACACCTTTTTTTATAAATACAATAAGTAATTACATAATTTTCCCAAGGAAAATTCCAAAAATTTTGCTGCTAAGGATTCTCACCAACTGCTTTGTTAAGATAGAAAATTGCAAGAGACTCTTTTTCTCCTCAGTTGACTTATCAGACTTTCTGTCATTTAGATTAATAAAATGATCAGTCAGAATAGAATACATAGAATATAAGTGGATATGGTGAAATATACAGTTGTAATTCTTAAATTATTATCTTGCTATTAGAAGAAGAGACACATCTACTATCGCTGTATTTctgtaaaaaaagggggggtagaTCAAAGGCAATTTGTTTAAAGAATGGAATAGGATGACAAAACATTATTTGGAGCCTTTTAGTTTCTCTTTTGCCAGGtttcttttttctcatcattcttttaaaaaaaatccagagttGCTATCGGGAAAGTATTTGAAATTTTATTCATTCTATAAAAGTTCAAGTACGGGCAAAAATAAAATTACCCAGTGCAGAAAGATTGCTGCACAttagaaaaaaattagaaaatccCCAACATATTAGTTATGTCTTATGCCAGAAAGAAATTTCAAAGTTCATTTTATTCTTAAATCATATACCTGCTCTTTACATTAATTTGAGAATTTGGAGGTTGTTTATTATCATCTGCATAAGTGGACCATGGGACGTAGAAAAGAGAAGAGTCATTGTGGTTTAAACATTCAGAGGTTGTAGAAAGTGAAGTACTGTAAGTCTGCCGTAAGTCTACATTCTCTTCATTCTGCATTTTAAAGAAGTGAAAAGATAATATACAAAGCAGTACTTTTCTTAACTTACAAGATAAATTTTATAGTTAATTTCCAGTATTGATGTTAAGCAGGTTATAAAGAGGAAAAGAACCATCCAGCTTGTTTGCCTAATTCTAGGAAGTTAGATTTATGCAAATGCATGAAGCCAGACACTATTACTTAATTCATTAACTAATTTCAAGGAAAAATTGTTTCACGATCTTACCAAGTCATAACAACTGTTCACATTTCAATACttaacattttacattttataatttcatgtttttaaataatgacaTAACATCAAATTagcttgttttaaaattaatccaAACACTGGTTGAAAAAAATATCAGAATTGTTCTTGTATTATATTAACTAATATaagcaggaaagaaaaagaaaattacaactttcaaagcatataaaaaataaaaatgcaacatATTTGGATTTTACTTGTCAATAAAGCACTGAAAATATAATTCATTCTTTATAATTTATTCCCTCCCAA
This genomic interval carries:
- the MEIOC gene encoding meiosis-specific coiled-coil domain-containing protein MEIOC isoform X2, which translates into the protein MTGCSSFYDCYKLQNEENVDLRQTYSTSLSTTSECLNHNDSSLFYVPWSTYADDNKQPPNSQINVKSRIQTERNDYGSETDLYGLVSNILEEQDKPQPYFNEGACASSLKSVWPVSTTRFTDHPDLLSETKRAIDGVIPQQAFYGGESLPMSEKQYLHTGNVTLQQKVDDLYHELTNIDLDEQWLFPSRNDNLSCYNIQSNENAKASQFQEYSYAKTCFTPQTNLLEAIKESGADTYTYGREKTGPKGHESQHQKKAEMFLSQFNRYGESADYYRYMDYSHLNKVKQNKNINYGVQESKKLASGTPELPMLDTDNYSKIFQNKQVVPKKMEDVSSEQQSFAFQKTTGLISEKQFVNENSFTPDFGLKSDFTLKSHIAVPGSGDFANVTENSDYLKSLNILATNPVTTSPNTNLRPTWINIQAKNSSSVPIRNQSTLIKLGNLSTGSKGSNHSYDFSQLSPANVTLNNNLLLQKYRQEAPTVFSSFDFKDGGAADRISSSSHTEGLNKVEESLFESIIDKKIKPPNGFCDNYSQQYAIIENVNKHNFQVKPQTGHYEVEESQKHLDGLSQNSYQDILESQSHLNSHRQGGGDSNIVSNRVNRNVSCFSNNFMMGDLRHSPNAQQLSSNRFPVKSNHAFGPSVIPLMDSYDLFSYEDLSHLYPYFNDMMYGDNSFTSFMPTFGFQRPVKTRSGSASELHIRLEECYEQWRALEKERKKTESALAKNYPGKKVSSTNNTPIPRLTSNPSRVDRLIVDQLREQARVVTLLGKMERLRSSPLHANICTALDKHLEAIHVVQSRRKDEIVNASHRQRQGGPRCQDDRDVFALALAIKEMCIATRKARTTLWCALQMTLPKTTYTSVPAEMEKVLQELVTSQDKLYDQMNSGNPMIQRGDTKKH
- the MEIOC gene encoding meiosis-specific coiled-coil domain-containing protein MEIOC isoform X1 is translated as MEPKVAFRGTSRYLNSTESSGRLTDVFNNVIMTGCSSFYDCYKLQNEENVDLRQTYSTSLSTTSECLNHNDSSLFYVPWSTYADDNKQPPNSQINVKSRIQTERNDYGSETDLYGLVSNILEEQDKPQPYFNEGACASSLKSVWPVSTTRFTDHPDLLSETKRAIDGVIPQQAFYGGESLPMSEKQYLHTGNVTLQQKVDDLYHELTNIDLDEQWLFPSRNDNLSCYNIQSNENAKASQFQEYSYAKTCFTPQTNLLEAIKESGADTYTYGREKTGPKGHESQHQKKAEMFLSQFNRYGESADYYRYMDYSHLNKVKQNKNINYGVQESKKLASGTPELPMLDTDNYSKIFQNKQVVPKKMEDVSSEQQSFAFQKTTGLISEKQFVNENSFTPDFGLKSDFTLKSHIAVPGSGDFANVTENSDYLKSLNILATNPVTTSPNTNLRPTWINIQAKNSSSVPIRNQSTLIKLGNLSTGSKGSNHSYDFSQLSPANVTLNNNLLLQKYRQEAPTVFSSFDFKDGGAADRISSSSHTEGLNKVEESLFESIIDKKIKPPNGFCDNYSQQYAIIENVNKHNFQVKPQTGHYEVEESQKHLDGLSQNSYQDILESQSHLNSHRQGGGDSNIVSNRVNRNVSCFSNNFMMGDLRHSPNAQQLSSNRFPVKSNHAFGPSVIPLMDSYDLFSYEDLSHLYPYFNDMMYGDNSFTSFMPTFGFQRPVKTRSGSASELHIRLEECYEQWRALEKERKKTESALAKNYPGKKVSSTNNTPIPRLTSNPSRVDRLIVDQLREQARVVTLLGKMERLRSSPLHANICTALDKHLEAIHVVQSRRKDEIVNASHRQRQGGPRCQDDRDVFALALAIKEMCIATRKARTTLWCALQMTLPKTTYTSVPAEMEKVLQELVTSQDKLYDQMNSGNPMIQRGDTKKH